A single window of Colletotrichum destructivum chromosome 9, complete sequence DNA harbors:
- a CDS encoding Putative auxiliary Activity family 9: MMKFLALIIALAVAFNEVSGHYIFQQLSIGSTKYGVFQHIRKNTNYNSPVTDLASNDLRCNVGGASGAQTTVANVKPGDSFTFTLDTAVYHQGPISLFLSKAPSHVQDYDGSGKWAKFKDFGPTFSNSQATWPLRQTYEHKIPTCLPNGEYLLRIHNLGIHNPWPAGVPQFYISCAQINVTGSSAPASAFAPTLSIPGAFKETDPGYTANVGTVPRKYFWGGATLTVLQIYQPGFTSYVAPGGKEVSL; this comes from the exons ATGATGAAGTTTCTCGCTCTCATAATCGCCCTTGCGGTGGCCTTCAACGAAGTCTCCGGTCACTACATCTTCCAGCAGCTATCTATCGGTTCCACCAAGTACGGCGTCTTCCAACACATCCGCAAGAACACCAACTACAACTCCCCCGTGACAG ACCTCGCCTCCAACGACCTACGATGCAACGTGGGCGGCGCCAGCGGTGCGCAGACCACGGTGGCCAACGTCAAGCCGGGTGACTCGTTCACCTTCACCCTCGACACCGCGGTCTACCACCAGGGACCCATATCTCT ATTCCTTTCCAAGGCCCCCTCTCACGTACAGGACTACGACGGCTCGGGTAAATGGGCCAAGTTCAAGGACTTTGGGCCGACCTTCTCCAACAGCCAGGCAACGTGGCCCCTGAGAC AAACCTACGAGCACAAGATCCCGACGTGCCTCCCCAATGGCGAGTACCTGCTGCGCATCCACAACCTGGGGATTCACAACCCGTGGCCGGCGGGCGTCCCCCAGTTCTACATCTCGTGCGCCCAGATCAACGTCACCGGCAGCTCTGCCCCGGCCAGCGCGTTCGCTCCGACGCTCAGCATCCCTGGTGCCTTCAAGGAGACGGATCCTGGATACACCGCCAACGTAGGCACAGTTCCCAGGAAATACTTTTGGGGAGGTGCGACGCTGACAGTTCTCCAGATTTACCAGCCTGGATTCACCTCGTACGTGGCTCCGGGAGGCAAGGAGGTAAGTCTCTGA
- a CDS encoding Putative major facilitator, sugar transporter, major facilitator superfamily — MGIKPAGVPGKAWPAIAIGFFVAFGGLLFGYDTGTINGILEMSYWQRLFSTGYVNTAGNPDVSPSQESAIVSILSAGTFFGALASPLLADSIGRRLGLAASCWVFNLGVVLQTIATDIPVFLAGRFFAGFGVGLISALVPLYQSETAPKWIRGAIVGAYQWAITIGLLLAAIVNNATHNRQDTGSYRIPIAIQFAWSIILFVGMIILPETPRFLIKKGHVDRATKALAKLRRLPENDPYVAEEIAEIKANHDFETSIGTASYLDCFRPPVLKRQFTGMALQALQQLTGINFIFYYGTQYFQNSGFSNGFVIGMITSSINVVSTLPGMYAVDRWGRRPMLLWGAVGMCVSQFLVAMLGTLTTGQDDTGKIIVYNLPAQKAAIAFVCIYIFFFASTWGPLAWVVNGEIFGLKTRAKSLSLSTATNWLLNWAIAYATPYLVNYGDGYANLQSKIFFVWFACCFLCIAFVYFFIYETKGLTLEEVEELYAEVSVASKSANWRPATTFRERQAAEGDKAMPHNSDGDTAHHEKTVDA; from the exons ATGGGTATCAAGCCCGCCGGCGTGCCGGGCAAGGCCTGGCCGGCCATTGCCATTGGCTTCTTTGTCGCGTTCGGAGGTCTGCTGTTCGGATATGACACTGGCACCATCAACGGCATCCTTGAGATG TCCTACTGGCAACGCCTCTTCAGCACTGGATACGTGAACACCGCCGGCAACCCCGAcgtctccccctcccaagAGTCCGCCATCGTCTCCATCCTCTCGGCCGGCACCTTCTTCGGCGCTCTGGCCTCGCCTCTCCTGGCCGATTCCATCGGGCGTCGCCTGGGCCTTGCCGCCTCCTGCTGGGTCTtcaacctcggcgtcgtcctccaGACGATTGCCACTGACATCCCCGTCTTCCTGGCCGGCCGTTTCttcgccggcttcggcgtcggtTTGATCTCTGCGTTGG TTCCTCTCTACCAGTCCGAGACCGCTCCCAAATGGATTCGTGGTGCCATTGTCGGTGCCTACCAATGGGCCATCACCATCGGtttgctgctggccgccatcgtcaacaaCGCCACCCACAACCGCCAGGACACCGGCTCGTACCGCATCCCCATCGCCATCCAGTTCGCCTGGtccatcatcctcttcgtcgggATGATCATCCTTCCCGAGACGCCCCGGTTCCTCATCAAGAAAGGCCACGTCGACCGCGCGACCAAGGCGCTGGCGAAGCTCCGCCGCTTGCCCGAGAACGACCCgtacgtcgccgaggagatcgccgagatcaaggccaACCATGACTTCGAGACCAGCATCGGCACTGCCAGCTACCTCGACTGCTTCCGTCCCCCGGTTCTCAAGCGCCAGTTCACCGGCATGGCCCTGCAGGCGCTGCAGCAGCTCAC CGGAATCAACTTCATCTTCTACTACGGCACGCAGTACTTCCAGAACTCGGGCTTCTCCAACGGTTTCGTCATCGGCATGATCACGTCCTCCATCAACGTCGTGTCGACCCTCCCGGGCATgtacgccgtcgaccgctggggccgccgcccgaTGCTCCTCTggggcgccgtcggcatgtGCGTCTCGCagttcctcgtcgccatgctGGGGACCCTGACCACCGGCCAGGACGACACGGGCAAGATCATCGTGTACAACCTGCCCGCGCAGAAGGCCGCCATTGCCTTTGTGTGCATCtacatcttcttcttcgcgtCCACCTGGGGCCCCCTCGCGTGggtcgtcaacggcgagatCTTTGGTCTCAAGACCCGTGCCAAGTCTCTCTCCCTGTCCACCGCGACAAAC TGGCTTCTCAACTGGGCCATCGCGTACGCCACCCCCTACCTGGTCAACTACGGCGACGGGTACGCCAACCTGCAGTCCAAGATCTTCTTCGTCTGGTTTGCGTGCTGCTTCCTCTGCATCGCCTTCGTCTACTTCTTCATCTACGAGACCAAGGGCCTGAccctcgaggaggtcgaggagctctACGCCGAGGTCAGCGTCGCCAGCAAGTCGGCCAACTGGAGGCCCGCCACGACCTTCCGCGAGcgccaggccgccgagggcgacaagGCCATGCCGCAcaacagcgacggcgacaccgCCCACCACGAGAAGACGGTCGATGCTTAG
- a CDS encoding Putative Zinc finger, RING/FYVE/PHD-type, with protein MCIKHTQFYECPAQSHNPPKKHCVRTNILCSQVFPCPALQWERRVSHYDFMCPGCSGESPAVPRSTPIGDEWARDELQDEAWVQSYLSEYCHSVLLWVRSQWDDEGGVTETEMAESWFNAFFMERRCKEKDHGVGQCRCDANGTLSYFYNPTAAARRHLTDMAAGKFERDARVQSPAMQGVFTNRHIALSAMCSEKNLHFTDGIARQPFFSERAIKRRRKILQDSLDRASKTAEALVLQNAESARSGGGWTAAHTLEMTHMSKRASLVRFMGEVLLYDSGISNSRFSLAVSWLVHIIQVPAWRTQSNVETLEKLARIANSTDQAPMPAKPFTCLVQLIQQYYFGKRADWNGHVMKYKARRTLFDALTRPVDAGRDLRNAQGQARCPICNECYYKPPMVLPQIPHPGVNMSVHGEPACEMKDCGCLFGRRCLFKWIADRRAEGKELECRSCGNDFPAVEYGLVETSTGYLIRKDHPGEL; from the coding sequence ATGTGCATCAAACACACCCAGTTCTACGAATGCCCTGCGCAGTCTCATAACCCCCCCAAGAAGCACTGCGTCAGGACAAACATCCTCTGCTCTCAAGTCTTCCCGTGCCCGGCGCTGCAGTGGGAGAGGCGCGTCAGCCACTACGACTTCATGTGCCCGGGCTGCTCGGGCGAGTCGCCCGCCGTGCCGCGGAGCACCCCCATTGGCGACGAGTGGGCCCGCGACGAGCTGCAGGACGAGGCCTGGGTCCAGAGCTACCTGTCCGAGTACTGTCACTCGGTGCTGCTCTGGGTCCGGAGCCAgtgggacgacgagggcggcgtcacGGAGACTGAGATGGCCGAGTCGTGGTTCAACGCCTTCTTCATGGAGCGCCGGTGCAAGGAGAAGGACCACGGCGTCGGACAGTGCCGCTGCGACGCCAACGGGACGCTGTCGTACTTCTACAACCCGACCGCCGCGGCGCGCCGGCACCTGACGGACATGGCGGCAGGAAAGTTCGAGAGGGACGCGCGCGTGCAGAGCCCGGCGATGCAGGGCGTATTCACCAACCGCCACATCGCGCTCTCGGCCATGTGCAGCGAGAAGAACCTCCACTTCACGGACGGCATCGCTCGCCAGCCCTTCTTTTCGGAACGGGCCATCAAGCGTCGGCGGAAGATCCTCCAGGACAGCCTGGACCGCGCCTCCAAGACGGCGGAGGCTTTGGTGTTGCAGAATGCCGAGTCCGCCAGGTCTGGCGGCGGATGGACGGCCGCGCACACGCTGGAGATGACTCACATGTCGAAGCGCGCCAGTCTCGTCAGGTTCATGGGCGAGGTCCTGCTGTACGACAGCGGCATCTCCAACAGCCGGTTCAGCCTCGCGGTGTCGTGGCTGGTCCACATCATCCAGGTGCCGGCGTGGCGCACGCAGTCCAACGTCGAGACCCTGGAGAAGCTCGCGCGGATCGCCAACTCGACGGATCAGGCGCCGATGCCCGCGAAGCCGTTCACGTGTCTCGTCCAGCTCATCCAACAATACTACTTTGGCAAGCGCGCCGACTGGAACGGACACGTGATGAAGTACAAGGCGCGGCGGACCCTATTCGACGCGTTGACCCggcccgtcgacgccgggaGGGATCTGAGGAATGCGCAAGGCCAGGCCCGGTGCCCCATCTGCAACGAGTGCTACTACAAGCCGCCCATGGTCCTTCCCCAGATTCCGCATCCGGGCGTCAACATGTCCGTCCACGGAGAGCCAGCGTGTGAGATGAAGGACTGCGGGTGTCTGTTCGGGCGGCGCTGCCTGTTCAAGTGGATCGCAGACAGGAGAGCAGAGGGAAAGGAGCTCGAGTGTCGGAGCTGCGGCAACGACTTTCCGGCTGTGGAATATGGGCTGGTGGAAACCAGTACGGGGTATTTGATCAGGAAGGATCACCCTGGTGAATTGTAG